One Alkalidesulfovibrio alkalitolerans DSM 16529 genomic window, GGCCCTGGCCGAGCTCGCCAGGCAGGGCAAACGCTTTTTGACCATCGAACACAACCTGGGTCAGATGGTGGAGGACGTGCGTCTGAGCGTGCTGCCCCACGCCGACAGCGCCTTCTTCGGCGTGATGCCTGGCAACCTGCCCATGCCCGACGACTTCGAGCAGCCCATCCGCGACTGCCTGGGAGGATAGGATCATGACTGAAAAATGCGTCTTCGATGTGCCCCAGAGCGTCATCGACCGGGCCACACACTACTGTCCGGGCTGCCAGCACGGCACCATCCACCGCCTGGTGGGCGAGGTGCTGGACGAAATGAAGCTGCGCGAGGATACACTGCTCGTCAGTTCCATCGGCTGCTCGGTCTTCCTCTACAATTACCTCGACGTGGACGCCGTGGAGGCGCCGCACGGCCGCGCCCCGGCCGTGGCCACGGGCGTCAAGCGCGCGCGGCCCGACAATTTCGTCTTCACCTACCAGGGCGACGGCGATCTTGCCTCCATCGGCCTGGCCGAGATCGTGCACGCCGCCAACCGGGGCGAACGGCTCTCCGTGGTCTTCGTCAACAACACTGTCTACGGCATGACCGGCGGTCAGATGGCCCCCACCACCATGGTGGGCCAAAAGACCACCACCTGCCCCTCGGGCAGGTGCCCCGAGTCGCAGGGCTTGCCCATCCGTATGTCCGAGATCATCGCCCAACTCGGCGGAGTGGCGTATTGCGCGCGCGTGGCCGTGAACACGGTCAAGAACCTGGGCCAGGCCAAGAAGGCTCTGCGCCGCGCCTTCGAGGTCCAGGCCACGGGCCAGGGCTTCGGCTTCGTGGAGTTTTTGGCCACCTGCCCCACCAACTGGCGCATGACCCCGGTGCAAGCCAACGAGCGCATCGCGGCCGAACTGATCCCCTACTTCCCCCTGGGCGTGTTCAAGGACGCCCCCAAAGAGGAGTGCGCGTAATGTACCAGGACGCCATCATCGCGGGATTCGGCGGGCAGGGCGTGCTGCTCATCG contains:
- a CDS encoding thiamine pyrophosphate-dependent enzyme: MTEKCVFDVPQSVIDRATHYCPGCQHGTIHRLVGEVLDEMKLREDTLLVSSIGCSVFLYNYLDVDAVEAPHGRAPAVATGVKRARPDNFVFTYQGDGDLASIGLAEIVHAANRGERLSVVFVNNTVYGMTGGQMAPTTMVGQKTTTCPSGRCPESQGLPIRMSEIIAQLGGVAYCARVAVNTVKNLGQAKKALRRAFEVQATGQGFGFVEFLATCPTNWRMTPVQANERIAAELIPYFPLGVFKDAPKEECA